Part of the Streptomyces antimycoticus genome, GTACCGCGTGATCGACTTCCGCCGTCACGACAAGGACGGCGTCCCGGCGAAGGTCGCGCACATCGAATACGACCCCAACCGCACCGCGCGCATCGCGCTGCTGCACTACGCCGACGGCGAGAAGCGCTACATCCTCGCGCCGCGCGGCCTGACGCAGGGCGACCGGATCGAGAACGGCCCCGGCGCCGACATCAAGCCCGGTAACAACCTCTCGCTGCGCAACATCCCGGTTGGTACCACGCTCCACGCCATCGAGCTGCGGCCCGGCGGCGGCGCGAAGTTCGCCCGCTCCGCGGGTGCCTCCGTGCAGCTGCTGGCGAAGGAGGGCTCCATGGCCCACCTCCGCATGCCGTCCGGTGAGATCCGCCTGGTCGACGTCCGCTGCCGCGCCACCGTCGGCGAGGTCGGCAACGCCGAGCAGTCGAACATCAACTGGGGCAAGGCCGGCCGCATGCGCTGGAAGGGCGTCCGCCCGACCGTTCGTGGTGTGGTCATGAACCCCGTCGACCACCCGCACGGTGGTGGTGAGGGCAAGACCTCCGGTGGTCGCCACCCGGTCTCGCCGTGGGGTCAGAAGGAGGGCCGTACGCGCTCGCCGAAGAAGGCCAGCAACAAGTACATCGTCCGCCGCCGCAAGACGAACAAGAAGCGCTAGGAGCGGGTTTAGATGCCGCGCAGTCTCAAGAAGGGGCCCTTCGTCGACGACCAC contains:
- the rplB gene encoding 50S ribosomal protein L2 translates to MGIRKYKPTTPGRRGSSVADFVEITRSTPEKSLVRPLHSKGGRNNAGRITVRHQGGGHKRAYRVIDFRRHDKDGVPAKVAHIEYDPNRTARIALLHYADGEKRYILAPRGLTQGDRIENGPGADIKPGNNLSLRNIPVGTTLHAIELRPGGGAKFARSAGASVQLLAKEGSMAHLRMPSGEIRLVDVRCRATVGEVGNAEQSNINWGKAGRMRWKGVRPTVRGVVMNPVDHPHGGGEGKTSGGRHPVSPWGQKEGRTRSPKKASNKYIVRRRKTNKKR